A genomic region of Methanobacterium sp. SMA-27 contains the following coding sequences:
- a CDS encoding formylmethanofuran--tetrahydromethanopterin N-formyltransferase yields the protein MKKTTENIHFKVEDTYCEAFKGVCCRVIVTAEDHETVRRAAYDATSTPGTVIGRVEGGIESWLGMNQTPDGRNGAILQFWYNTDDIEKFELELSYRIRQDILVKPFTSLFDASIDPVGKIGTMKNVGHCGDGYEWEETLYGREMIVVPIAIPDFKIEREFGYMKGIMGANFWYMCSEKETVTEAGKAALNAIEEVKGVVAPFDICSAASKPETNYPWIGPTTNHPYCPSLKSVLNEVSQVPENVNYIPEIVLNGLNQKVLEEGMKVGIEAVIDFDDVSLVSAGNYNGLLGEYKIDLRSLFE from the coding sequence ATGAAAAAAACCACCGAAAATATCCATTTTAAAGTTGAAGACACCTATTGTGAGGCATTTAAGGGTGTTTGCTGCAGGGTCATAGTAACAGCCGAAGACCATGAAACTGTTAGAAGGGCAGCCTATGATGCAACATCCACACCCGGAACAGTGATTGGTAGGGTTGAAGGCGGTATTGAATCCTGGCTGGGAATGAATCAAACACCAGATGGAAGAAACGGTGCAATACTCCAATTTTGGTATAACACCGATGACATTGAAAAATTTGAATTGGAGTTATCCTACAGAATCAGACAGGACATACTAGTTAAACCATTCACAAGTCTGTTCGATGCATCGATTGATCCAGTTGGAAAGATTGGTACAATGAAGAATGTTGGACACTGTGGAGATGGATATGAATGGGAAGAAACATTATACGGGAGAGAAATGATTGTTGTACCCATTGCAATACCTGACTTTAAAATTGAAAGGGAATTTGGATACATGAAGGGTATAATGGGTGCAAATTTCTGGTATATGTGCAGTGAAAAAGAGACTGTAACAGAAGCTGGAAAAGCTGCTTTAAATGCAATAGAAGAGGTTAAAGGTGTTGTTGCACCTTTTGATATATGTTCTGCAGCTAGCAAACCCGAGACTAACTATCCATGGATTGGTCCAACAACCAACCATCCATATTGTCCATCTCTTAAAAGTGTGTTAAATGAAGTTTCACAGGTTCCAGAAAATGTTAACTATATTCCTGAAATAGTTTTAAATGGATTAAACCAGAAAGTTCTAGAAGAAGGCATGAAAGTAGGTATTGAGGCTGTAATTGATTTTGATGATGTTTCACTTGTTTCAGCTGGAAATTATAATGGATTACTCGGGGAATACAAAATTGATCTAAGGAGTTTGTTTGAATGA
- a CDS encoding carbohydrate kinase family protein, which produces MKLDAVGFGALNMDKLFRVNRIAYEDEESYITGSSESFGGSAANTVVGLSRLGMKTGFIGKVGPDREGSLLHNNLKNENIDTKGVILTENGRSGTVNGYVDGEGQRALYVDPGVNDCIGENEVDKDYVDSTKVLHITSFVGNFNEKSIDTQKNILNEISSKVCVSFDPGRLYIERGVEFLDKFFMHTDILLINQAELNLLTTGKIEYSRISTGMTETQLNTDKIQAEYGIEIVAVKMGDNGSIVSSEGESYFTDAFDVPCLDTTGAGDAFNAGFLHGFITGESLKQSAIEGNYVASRCVTEHGATDGLPDIAKLENFINRNQIHFS; this is translated from the coding sequence ATGAAACTTGACGCAGTTGGATTTGGAGCGCTTAACATGGATAAACTCTTCCGAGTTAACAGAATTGCATATGAAGATGAAGAATCATATATAACAGGTTCTTCAGAGTCTTTTGGAGGTTCGGCAGCCAATACTGTTGTTGGTCTTTCAAGACTTGGAATGAAAACAGGTTTTATTGGGAAAGTTGGACCGGACAGAGAGGGAAGCCTACTTCATAACAACCTTAAAAATGAAAACATCGATACCAAGGGAGTTATTTTAACAGAAAATGGAAGAAGTGGAACAGTAAATGGTTATGTTGATGGTGAAGGTCAAAGAGCCCTCTACGTTGATCCCGGTGTTAATGATTGTATAGGAGAAAATGAAGTTGATAAAGACTACGTTGATTCAACTAAGGTTCTTCATATAACATCCTTTGTTGGGAACTTCAATGAAAAATCCATTGATACACAGAAAAATATTCTTAATGAAATATCATCCAAGGTATGTGTAAGTTTTGATCCTGGAAGACTCTACATTGAGAGGGGTGTTGAATTTTTGGATAAATTTTTTATGCACACAGATATCCTTCTAATCAATCAGGCAGAACTGAATCTTCTTACAACTGGAAAAATAGAATATTCTAGGATTTCAACTGGAATGACTGAAACCCAGTTAAATACCGATAAAATTCAAGCAGAATATGGAATAGAAATCGTTGCGGTTAAAATGGGAGATAATGGATCAATTGTAAGTTCAGAGGGAGAGTCTTATTTTACTGATGCCTTCGATGTTCCATGTCTTGATACAACAGGAGCTGGAGATGCCTTCAATGCAGGATTTCTTCATGGTTTTATCACTGGTGAAAGTTTAAAACAATCTGCAATTGAGGGTAACTATGTTGCTTCACGTTGTGTAACTGAACACGGTGCAACAGACGGCCTTCCAGACATTGCAAAGCTTGAAAATTTTATTAACAGAAACCAAATCCATTTTTCATAG
- a CDS encoding 4Fe-4S binding protein, whose protein sequence is MDIVFKKKKDALVNEVVAKSSDFEHSVEDFKAEIENCSLGQKFITISPECVRCNLCVEECPVNAIDNAKLTKPAKILENCVKCEICAQTCPVNAVKVIESTSDLDEDVTYKLNTMKVPHRTLRMEKICVDKDKCTSCGDCVKFCPTGAIKVPEGEKAVVDLDACIGCGACANVCGEDAVTVIRRMGNVFKTKDLVVDDDACVACGVCEENCPVDAIRLEDDKIIFSEDKCILCEVCSKKCPVSALKLERLPK, encoded by the coding sequence ATGGATATAGTATTTAAAAAAAAGAAAGATGCACTGGTTAATGAAGTAGTTGCAAAGTCCTCAGATTTTGAACACAGTGTAGAAGATTTTAAAGCAGAAATTGAGAATTGTTCTCTTGGACAGAAATTTATAACCATCTCACCAGAATGTGTAAGGTGTAACCTATGTGTAGAAGAGTGTCCTGTAAATGCTATTGACAATGCAAAATTAACAAAACCTGCCAAAATACTTGAAAATTGTGTTAAATGTGAAATATGTGCACAGACATGTCCAGTTAATGCAGTTAAGGTGATTGAAAGTACGTCTGATCTAGATGAGGATGTAACTTACAAGCTCAACACAATGAAGGTACCGCATAGAACCCTTAGAATGGAGAAGATATGTGTAGATAAAGATAAATGTACTTCATGTGGTGATTGTGTTAAATTCTGCCCAACAGGTGCGATAAAGGTACCAGAGGGCGAAAAAGCTGTTGTTGATCTTGATGCATGTATCGGGTGTGGTGCATGTGCGAATGTATGTGGAGAAGATGCAGTTACAGTTATTAGAAGAATGGGAAATGTTTTCAAGACCAAGGACCTTGTGGTTGACGATGATGCATGTGTTGCCTGTGGTGTATGTGAAGAGAACTGTCCTGTTGATGCAATTAGATTAGAAGATGATAAGATTATTTTTTCAGAAGATAAATGTATATTATGCGAAGTTTGTTCTAAAAAATGCCCTGTAAGTGCATTAAAACTTGAGAGGTTGCCTAAATGA
- a CDS encoding HPP family protein gives MKVKEIMDKEFIAVSPDMDIVEASIKMESHKKFTTPVLDDEKHLIGWITSLDVTRGLRDNHKKVREIMHSKDDIVHVNENDAARLAVLAASKHKVVSIPVLDREDKVVGVIRTFDIVETLSKLYEIKVSKIFEAMVDELKGVTWDELMEASAIVTKRETGKRVTAKDYEQRIKNSTFGEAIWATGGLEKFFVGLIAIGELVIARKVAKARK, from the coding sequence ATGAAAGTTAAAGAAATTATGGATAAGGAATTTATTGCTGTTAGCCCTGATATGGATATTGTTGAAGCATCCATTAAAATGGAATCACATAAAAAATTTACAACACCTGTTCTAGATGATGAGAAACATCTTATTGGATGGATCACATCGCTGGATGTTACTAGGGGTCTGAGAGACAATCATAAAAAAGTTAGAGAGATAATGCATTCCAAAGACGATATTGTACATGTAAATGAAAATGATGCTGCACGTTTGGCTGTACTTGCTGCTTCCAAGCACAAAGTAGTTAGTATACCTGTACTTGACCGTGAAGATAAGGTTGTTGGAGTTATAAGAACTTTTGATATTGTAGAAACACTTTCCAAATTATATGAAATCAAGGTATCCAAGATATTTGAGGCAATGGTTGATGAATTGAAGGGTGTTACATGGGATGAATTAATGGAAGCATCTGCAATTGTAACCAAGAGGGAAACTGGAAAACGTGTTACAGCCAAAGACTATGAACAAAGAATAAAAAATTCAACCTTTGGGGAAGCAATATGGGCTACAGGAGGACTTGAGAAGTTCTTTGTGGGTTTAATTGCCATTGGGGAACTTGTAATAGCAAGAAAAGTTGCAAAGGCCAGGAAATAA
- a CDS encoding MoaD/ThiS family protein — MEIKYSEGHIESLDINQISVEELLKNLGIDPLEVIVKRNDSIILDQEILENTDIIQIIRVIHGS; from the coding sequence TTGGAAATAAAATATTCAGAAGGACACATTGAAAGTTTGGATATAAACCAAATATCCGTTGAGGAACTATTAAAAAATCTAGGCATCGATCCTTTAGAAGTTATTGTAAAAAGAAATGATTCAATAATTCTTGATCAAGAAATACTAGAAAATACTGATATTATACAAATTATAAGGGTTATTCACGGTAGTTAA
- the thiI gene encoding tRNA uracil 4-sulfurtransferase ThiI: MDKNRPIIVRYGEIGVKSPVVRKRFEKKLISNIKKLIDCKITINQGRIFLFSDDQAKAMESLKKIFGVVSFSPTISTETNHDLIKKTVQDYVKDLIEKGEFDPLKPFAVKCRRVGTHDFSSREMAGFCGAAVIEVTNAPVDLSNPEFRLFIEVRDDKTYIFHEKIKGPGGLPIGTQGRMIALVSGGIDSPVATYLMMKRGCDITIVNFNNHPLTSGSNEKIIKIYQKLKEYSSGSEIKLYQVNYGDFLKKCMEDAPPRMTCVLCKSGMYQIAEKIAKTEKALAIIDGSSVGQVASQTLPNILATRYSTSMPVLSPLIGLDKTEISEMAEKIGTFEISILPDGGCGAAPKHPETNAVLEKVLEVQDKIEMEKELEKVLSTLNDIAVE; encoded by the coding sequence ATGGATAAAAATAGGCCAATAATAGTAAGATACGGCGAAATCGGAGTTAAAAGTCCTGTAGTCCGAAAGAGATTTGAAAAAAAATTAATATCAAACATTAAAAAGTTGATCGACTGTAAAATAACCATAAACCAGGGCAGAATATTTCTTTTTTCTGATGATCAAGCTAAAGCAATGGAATCTCTCAAAAAAATATTCGGAGTAGTATCCTTCAGTCCAACAATCTCTACAGAAACAAATCACGACCTAATCAAAAAAACTGTTCAAGATTATGTTAAAGATCTAATTGAAAAAGGTGAGTTTGACCCTCTAAAACCTTTTGCAGTTAAATGCAGAAGAGTTGGAACCCATGACTTTTCAAGCAGGGAAATGGCAGGATTCTGTGGTGCTGCAGTAATAGAAGTAACAAATGCACCTGTAGACCTTTCAAACCCAGAATTCAGACTGTTTATCGAAGTTAGAGATGATAAAACTTATATATTCCATGAAAAAATAAAGGGGCCAGGCGGACTACCAATAGGTACACAGGGAAGAATGATTGCATTGGTATCAGGCGGTATAGATTCCCCAGTTGCAACATATCTCATGATGAAAAGGGGATGTGACATAACCATAGTAAACTTCAACAACCACCCTTTAACTTCAGGATCCAATGAAAAAATAATCAAAATATACCAAAAACTTAAAGAATATTCATCAGGTTCCGAAATAAAGCTTTACCAAGTTAACTACGGTGATTTTCTTAAAAAATGTATGGAAGATGCACCACCTCGCATGACTTGTGTGCTATGTAAAAGTGGAATGTATCAGATTGCTGAAAAGATTGCAAAAACTGAGAAAGCATTAGCAATAATTGATGGAAGCAGTGTGGGACAGGTTGCATCACAAACACTACCCAACATACTTGCAACACGCTACTCAACATCCATGCCAGTACTCAGCCCACTTATAGGACTTGATAAGACAGAAATTTCAGAGATGGCAGAAAAAATAGGCACCTTTGAAATATCCATATTACCCGATGGAGGATGTGGTGCAGCTCCAAAACACCCTGAAACTAATGCTGTTCTTGAAAAAGTTCTAGAAGTCCAAGATAAAATCGAAATGGAAAAAGAACTGGAAAAAGTCTTATCAACACTCAACGATATCGCAGTGGAATAG
- a CDS encoding sulfide-dependent adenosine diphosphate thiazole synthase — MAIFSKVSEKDVTKAIVSEFADEFLEYVESDVIIVGAGPSGLIAAKRLAEKGVKVLLVESNNYLGGGFWIGGYLMNKLTVREPGQRILDEIGVPYKKVQEGLYVADGPHACSKLIGAAMDAGAKVINMTKFDDIVMRKDRVGGVVINWTPVSALPRAITCVDPVALESKIVVDATGHDAVVVKSLEQRGLVEIAGFEGMWVEKSEDAVVDKTSEVYPGVFVTGMAVATTYGSTRMGPTFGGMLLSGEKVAELIIVQLKVDVSAESETGKIKGSR, encoded by the coding sequence ATGGCTATATTTTCAAAAGTATCAGAAAAAGATGTAACAAAGGCAATTGTATCAGAATTTGCAGATGAATTTCTTGAGTACGTGGAAAGTGATGTTATAATAGTTGGAGCAGGACCTAGTGGCCTGATAGCAGCTAAAAGACTGGCAGAAAAAGGTGTTAAAGTTCTTCTCGTAGAAAGTAACAACTATCTTGGAGGAGGATTCTGGATTGGCGGATACCTTATGAACAAATTAACGGTTCGTGAACCAGGTCAAAGAATACTTGATGAAATTGGAGTTCCCTATAAAAAGGTCCAGGAAGGACTTTATGTTGCAGATGGACCACATGCATGTTCAAAACTCATAGGTGCTGCAATGGATGCTGGTGCAAAGGTAATTAACATGACCAAATTTGATGATATTGTTATGCGAAAGGATAGAGTTGGTGGAGTAGTTATTAACTGGACACCAGTATCTGCACTTCCAAGAGCAATAACATGCGTTGACCCGGTTGCACTTGAATCTAAGATAGTTGTCGATGCAACAGGTCACGATGCGGTTGTTGTCAAATCACTTGAACAACGTGGTCTTGTTGAAATAGCAGGATTTGAAGGCATGTGGGTTGAAAAATCAGAAGATGCTGTGGTTGATAAAACCAGCGAAGTTTACCCTGGTGTATTTGTCACTGGAATGGCCGTTGCAACAACCTATGGAAGCACAAGAATGGGACCTACCTTTGGTGGTATGTTACTCTCAGGTGAAAAAGTTGCAGAACTAATCATAGTCCAGTTAAAAGTTGATGTTTCAGCTGAGTCTGAAACTGGAAAAATAAAGGGATCCAGGTAA